The Saccharothrix variisporea genome has a segment encoding these proteins:
- the cydD gene encoding thiol reductant ABC exporter subunit CydD: MDVPGTPSAKKPGRGPLGALPALSPSARRALTLCGVLAALSAAALVFQAVTLASALVEGGSLGLLAGAVVARAGLAWATETVAARAAAGAKEELRAAVLDRALGMGPAWIVSRGPAELAVLATKGLDALDAYFTKYLPALVTTAVVPVLVGAWIFWTDPTSAVLVAVTLPLIPVFAILIGKFTSARVAAAASALERLSGRLAELVRALPVLTAFGRASAQARAVADVGARYRKATMGTLRVAFLSALVLEVAASLSVALIAVGIGLRLVSGELTLVTGLVVLILAPECYLPLRAAGAAHHASEDGVEAVRRVAEIPEPRRSGGSVTSAARVGAPAARSGGSARGVAIDGRPVGVQVRNLRVRRRDRFAPDGTSLVVWPGEVHRLDAPSGAGKSTLFDVLLGYVEPDGGEVVVDRDAIAWVPQRPAFAGRTVADELELTTGRVDREVLASVAADHLVDRRIADLSTGERQRVAIARALTRVKDGATVLLLDEPTAHLDPATAALVMTAVQDAADAGAAVLLATHRTVEGADSLQAAVAVDHEVGRAATPRTPRPTGRVLAGAALGIAASASGVALTAVAAYLIAKAATQPPILTLSVLVVGVRTFALSKGVLRYLERLVSHDAAFRFAEDLRVRLWRSLRPGRAELTRLVDDVDTVRDLVPRVLQPPLVAAGVGLATTVLFALLDPWAGVVVGLAVLVGGTVPPLVAVLAERRASTVLARGRRQVSEEVLTLLTAAPDLIAFGADREVRARLAAHDAELARLARRQAWGAGAATGLVHLVLGGAVVACTAIAAGVDPLLAPLLGLVPLALAEVLGALPAAAQHRQALREAYGRIVEQSNDLPAVGHADGVILDGVTARWPGATRPVLEDVRLEVPAGAKVAVVGPSGAGKSTLFALLLGFVAPSAGTVRRPARVAWCPQEPMLVSTTLRENLRIGDPAADDTRLRAALASVGLDLDLDTVVGPTLLSGGEAQRVALARALLHDADVLLLDEPTAHLDEDSARRLLDLVDGLDVTVVHITHRPDEARRADVVWEVSRGAVAVGAYR; the protein is encoded by the coding sequence GTGGACGTCCCCGGAACCCCTTCCGCCAAGAAGCCGGGGAGGGGTCCGCTCGGCGCGCTACCCGCCCTTTCGCCTTCGGCGCGCCGAGCGCTGACCCTCTGCGGCGTGCTGGCCGCGCTCTCCGCCGCCGCGCTGGTCTTCCAGGCCGTGACGCTCGCGTCCGCGCTGGTCGAGGGCGGGTCGTTGGGGCTGCTGGCGGGTGCGGTGGTGGCGCGGGCCGGGCTGGCGTGGGCCACCGAGACGGTTGCCGCGCGGGCGGCGGCGGGTGCCAAGGAGGAGCTGCGGGCCGCCGTGCTGGACCGGGCGCTGGGCATGGGACCGGCGTGGATCGTGTCGCGCGGGCCGGCGGAGCTGGCGGTGCTCGCGACCAAGGGCCTGGACGCGCTGGACGCCTACTTCACCAAGTACCTCCCCGCGCTGGTGACGACGGCCGTGGTGCCGGTGCTGGTGGGGGCGTGGATCTTCTGGACCGACCCGACGTCGGCGGTGCTGGTCGCGGTGACGCTGCCGCTGATCCCGGTGTTCGCGATCCTGATCGGCAAGTTCACCTCGGCCCGGGTGGCGGCCGCCGCGTCGGCGCTGGAGCGGCTGTCGGGGCGGTTGGCGGAGCTGGTGCGGGCGCTGCCGGTGCTCACGGCGTTCGGGCGGGCGTCGGCGCAGGCGCGGGCGGTCGCGGACGTCGGTGCCCGGTACCGGAAGGCGACCATGGGGACGCTGCGGGTGGCGTTCCTGTCGGCGCTGGTGCTGGAGGTGGCGGCGTCGCTGTCGGTGGCGCTGATCGCGGTGGGCATCGGGCTGCGGCTGGTGTCGGGGGAGTTGACGCTGGTCACCGGGCTGGTGGTGCTGATCCTCGCGCCCGAGTGCTACCTGCCGCTGCGGGCGGCGGGCGCGGCGCACCACGCGTCGGAGGACGGCGTGGAGGCGGTGCGCCGGGTCGCGGAGATCCCGGAGCCGCGGCGGTCGGGCGGGTCGGTCACGTCGGCGGCGCGGGTCGGCGCGCCTGCCGCGCGGTCGGGTGGGTCGGCGCGCGGGGTGGCGATCGACGGGCGGCCGGTGGGTGTCCAGGTGCGCAACCTGCGGGTGCGGCGGCGGGACCGGTTCGCGCCGGACGGGACCAGCCTCGTGGTGTGGCCCGGCGAAGTGCACCGCCTCGACGCGCCCAGCGGTGCCGGCAAGTCGACCCTCTTCGACGTGCTCCTCGGCTACGTCGAACCGGACGGCGGCGAGGTCGTCGTGGACCGGGACGCCATCGCCTGGGTGCCGCAGCGACCCGCGTTCGCCGGCCGGACGGTCGCCGACGAACTGGAGCTGACCACCGGCCGCGTGGACCGCGAGGTGCTGGCGTCGGTCGCCGCCGACCACCTGGTGGACCGGCGGATCGCCGACCTGTCCACCGGTGAGCGGCAGCGGGTCGCCATCGCCCGCGCGCTGACCCGCGTGAAGGACGGCGCGACGGTCCTCCTGCTGGACGAGCCCACGGCCCACCTCGACCCGGCGACGGCGGCCCTGGTGATGACCGCCGTGCAGGACGCCGCCGACGCCGGCGCGGCCGTCCTCCTGGCCACCCACAGGACTGTCGAAGGAGCGGACAGCCTGCAAGCGGCGGTGGCCGTGGACCACGAGGTCGGCCGGGCGGCGACGCCGAGGACGCCCCGGCCGACCGGGCGGGTGCTGGCCGGGGCGGCGCTGGGGATCGCCGCCTCGGCCAGCGGGGTCGCGCTGACCGCCGTGGCCGCGTACCTGATCGCCAAGGCCGCCACCCAGCCGCCGATCCTGACGCTGTCGGTGCTGGTCGTGGGCGTGCGAACGTTTGCGCTCTCGAAGGGCGTCCTGCGCTACCTGGAACGGCTGGTGTCGCACGACGCCGCCTTCCGGTTCGCCGAGGACCTCCGCGTCCGGTTGTGGCGGTCGCTGCGCCCGGGGCGCGCCGAGCTGACCCGGCTGGTGGACGACGTCGACACCGTCCGCGACCTGGTGCCCCGCGTGCTCCAACCGCCGCTGGTGGCCGCCGGGGTCGGGCTGGCCACGACCGTCCTGTTCGCGCTGCTCGACCCGTGGGCCGGGGTCGTGGTCGGGCTCGCGGTCCTGGTCGGCGGGACGGTTCCGCCGCTGGTCGCGGTGCTGGCCGAACGCCGGGCGAGCACCGTGCTGGCGCGCGGTCGCCGACAGGTGTCCGAAGAGGTGCTGACCCTGCTGACCGCCGCACCCGACCTGATCGCGTTCGGGGCGGACCGGGAGGTGCGGGCGCGGCTGGCCGCGCACGACGCCGAACTGGCCCGGCTGGCGCGGCGGCAGGCGTGGGGCGCGGGCGCGGCGACCGGGCTCGTCCACCTCGTGCTCGGCGGCGCGGTGGTGGCGTGCACGGCGATCGCGGCCGGCGTCGACCCGCTGCTCGCGCCCCTGCTGGGCCTGGTGCCGCTGGCCCTGGCCGAGGTGTTGGGCGCGTTGCCGGCGGCTGCCCAGCACCGGCAGGCGTTGCGCGAGGCGTACGGGCGGATCGTCGAGCAGTCGAACGACCTCCCGGCGGTCGGGCACGCCGATGGGGTGATCCTGGACGGCGTCACCGCGCGGTGGCCGGGTGCGACCCGACCCGTGCTGGAGGACGTGCGCCTGGAGGTGCCCGCCGGGGCGAAGGTGGCCGTCGTGGGACCGTCGGGCGCGGGCAAGTCGACGCTGTTCGCGCTGCTCCTGGGGTTCGTGGCGCCGAGCGCGGGCACCGTCCGGCGACCGGCGCGGGTCGCGTGGTGCCCGCAGGAGCCGATGCTCGTGTCCACGACCCTGCGCGAGAACCTGCGCATCGGCGACCCGGCCGCCGACGACACCCGCCTGCGGGCGGCGCTCGCCTCGGTCGGGCTCGACCTGGACCTCGACACCGTCGTCGGCCCGACC
- the cydB gene encoding cytochrome d ubiquinol oxidase subunit II translates to METFWFCVIALLWLGYLFLEGFDFGVGMLLPVLGRDETERRVLINTIGPVWDGNEVWLLVAGGATFAAFPGWYASLFSSAYLPLVLFLLALIGRGVAFEYRGKVDSARWRRVWDAVIFVGSWVATLGVGLVLTANVFGLPLDANGDRVGSPFAAVTLESLLGALAIAGYALVHGAVFLSLKTEGEVRERARAVALRIAPFALLPLVVLLLLVQLRFGTVWTYAAAIGVALAAFGALARLALRREGQAFALMGVAVACAVVALFGALYPNVLPSTLDPAYSLTVENAASSPYTLTVMTWVAAFGTPAVLVYQGWTYWVFRKRIGTRHIPQVHVPQ, encoded by the coding sequence GTGGAGACGTTCTGGTTCTGCGTGATCGCCCTGCTGTGGCTGGGCTACCTGTTCCTGGAGGGCTTCGACTTCGGCGTCGGCATGCTGCTGCCGGTGCTGGGCCGCGACGAGACCGAGCGCCGGGTGCTGATCAACACGATCGGGCCGGTGTGGGACGGCAACGAGGTGTGGCTGCTGGTGGCGGGCGGCGCGACGTTCGCCGCGTTCCCCGGCTGGTACGCCTCGCTGTTCAGCTCGGCCTACCTGCCGCTGGTGCTGTTCCTGCTGGCCCTGATCGGGCGCGGGGTGGCCTTCGAGTACCGCGGCAAGGTGGACTCGGCCCGCTGGCGGCGGGTGTGGGACGCGGTGATCTTCGTCGGCTCGTGGGTGGCGACGCTCGGGGTCGGGTTGGTGTTGACGGCCAACGTGTTCGGGCTGCCGTTGGACGCCAACGGTGACCGGGTGGGCTCGCCGTTCGCCGCGGTGACGCTGGAGTCGCTGTTGGGCGCGCTGGCGATCGCCGGGTACGCGTTGGTGCACGGCGCGGTGTTCCTGTCGCTGAAGACCGAGGGCGAGGTGCGGGAACGTGCCCGTGCGGTGGCGTTGCGCATCGCACCGTTCGCGTTGCTGCCGCTGGTCGTGCTGCTGCTGTTGGTGCAGCTGCGGTTCGGGACCGTGTGGACGTACGCGGCGGCGATCGGTGTCGCGTTGGCGGCTTTCGGTGCTCTGGCGCGGTTGGCGCTGCGGCGTGAGGGACAGGCGTTCGCGTTGATGGGTGTGGCCGTGGCGTGTGCGGTGGTGGCGCTCTTCGGTGCGCTGTACCCGAACGTGCTGCCGTCGACTTTGGACCCCGCGTACTCGCTGACGGTGGAGAACGCCGCGTCGAGCCCGTACACGTTGACGGTGATGACGTGGGTGGCGGCGTTCGGGACGCCCGCGGTGCTCGTGTACCAGGGATGGACGTACTGGGTGTTCCGCAAGCGCATCGGTACGCGGCACATCCCGCAGGTGCACGTGCCGCAGTAA
- a CDS encoding cytochrome ubiquinol oxidase subunit I produces the protein MDVLDLARWQFGITTVYHFLMVPLTIGLSLLVAGMQTAWVRTGDRKYYAMTKFWGKLLLINFAMGVVTGIVQEFQFGMTWSAYSRFVGDVFGAPLAMEGLVAFFVESTFLGLWIFGWDRLPKKVHLACAWAFSTATMASAYFILAANSWMQHPVGVELVDGRPRLTSIWAVLGNNTVLAAFPHTIFGAFAVAGAFLVGIAAWHLWKRSDDGPVWRSSVKLGTWVGVVAFTGLLISGDFQGKLMFEQQPMKMAAAEALCHTEEPAAFSVFAVGDVSRPDCESVKSITVPALLSFLAHNDFSSQVKGIQDLVPEYQAKYGTNYPVDERLGELSGKPIDYVPLLPVTYWGFRLMIGFGAIAAGVGLLVLWLIRGGRVPTGRWFRLLALGSIATPFLGNSFGWVFTEMGRQPFVVVPNPTGVDGVWMFTARAVSNSTPGEVLTSLIALTLVYGVLACVEVFLVRRYVRGGVAGVLPDHNKTERKDDDVLSFAY, from the coding sequence GTGGACGTACTCGACCTGGCGCGGTGGCAGTTCGGCATCACCACCGTCTACCACTTCCTGATGGTGCCGCTGACGATCGGCCTGTCGCTGCTGGTCGCCGGGATGCAGACGGCGTGGGTCCGCACGGGGGACCGCAAGTACTACGCCATGACCAAGTTCTGGGGCAAGCTGCTGCTGATCAACTTCGCCATGGGCGTGGTGACCGGCATCGTGCAGGAGTTCCAGTTCGGCATGACCTGGAGCGCCTACTCGCGGTTCGTCGGCGACGTGTTCGGTGCGCCGCTGGCGATGGAGGGCCTGGTCGCGTTCTTCGTGGAGTCGACGTTCCTCGGCCTGTGGATCTTCGGCTGGGACCGGCTGCCGAAGAAGGTCCACCTCGCCTGCGCCTGGGCGTTCTCGACCGCCACCATGGCCTCGGCGTACTTCATCCTGGCCGCGAACTCGTGGATGCAGCACCCGGTGGGCGTCGAGCTGGTCGACGGCCGCCCGCGGCTGACGTCGATCTGGGCGGTGCTGGGCAACAACACCGTGCTGGCCGCGTTCCCGCACACGATCTTCGGCGCGTTCGCCGTGGCCGGGGCGTTCCTGGTCGGCATCGCCGCCTGGCACCTGTGGAAGCGCTCGGACGACGGCCCGGTGTGGCGGTCGTCGGTCAAGCTCGGCACGTGGGTCGGCGTTGTCGCGTTCACGGGGCTGCTGATCAGCGGCGACTTCCAGGGCAAGCTGATGTTCGAGCAGCAGCCGATGAAGATGGCCGCGGCCGAGGCGCTGTGCCACACCGAGGAGCCCGCCGCGTTCTCGGTCTTCGCGGTCGGGGACGTGTCGCGGCCGGACTGCGAGAGCGTCAAGAGCATCACCGTGCCGGCGCTGCTGTCGTTCCTGGCGCACAACGACTTCAGCTCGCAGGTCAAGGGCATCCAGGACCTGGTGCCCGAGTACCAGGCCAAGTACGGCACGAACTACCCGGTGGACGAGCGGCTGGGCGAGCTGTCGGGCAAGCCCATCGACTACGTGCCGCTGCTGCCGGTCACCTACTGGGGCTTCCGGCTGATGATCGGCTTCGGCGCGATCGCGGCCGGCGTGGGCCTGCTGGTGCTGTGGCTGATCCGGGGCGGGCGGGTGCCGACCGGGCGGTGGTTCCGCCTGCTGGCGCTGGGCAGCATCGCGACCCCGTTCCTGGGCAACAGCTTCGGCTGGGTCTTCACCGAGATGGGGCGGCAGCCCTTCGTCGTGGTGCCGAACCCGACGGGCGTGGACGGGGTGTGGATGTTCACCGCGCGCGCCGTGTCGAACTCGACGCCGGGCGAGGTGCTGACGTCGTTGATCGCCTTGACGCTCGTCTACGGGGTGCTCGCGTGCGTCGAGGTGTTCCTGGTCCGGCGGTACGTCCGCGGCGGTGTCGCGGGCGTGCTGCCGGACCACAACAAGACCGAACGCAAAGACGACGACGTCCTGTCGTTCGCGTACTGA
- a CDS encoding TMEM165/GDT1 family protein, with amino-acid sequence MAPELIALATAFGIIFLAELPDKTMVATLVLTTRYRALPVFVGVTAAFAVQCVVAATFGGVLTLLPDRVVAGIVAALFGVGAFLLLKESFAQDDDSADGSTSAPAVSFTRAALTSFGVLFAAEWGDASQLGTAALAARYGTPVFVGLGAFLALVTVAGIAVLVGRKIAARIPTHLIQRVSGAIFAVFAALALWQTIA; translated from the coding sequence GTGGCACCGGAACTCATCGCCCTGGCAACGGCGTTCGGCATCATCTTCCTGGCCGAACTGCCGGACAAGACCATGGTCGCAACCCTCGTCCTCACCACCCGCTACCGGGCGCTGCCGGTGTTCGTCGGCGTGACGGCCGCGTTCGCCGTCCAGTGCGTGGTGGCGGCGACGTTCGGCGGGGTGCTGACCCTGCTCCCGGACCGCGTGGTGGCAGGGATCGTGGCGGCGCTGTTCGGCGTGGGGGCTTTCCTGCTGCTCAAGGAGAGCTTCGCGCAGGACGACGACTCCGCAGACGGCTCTACTTCGGCTCCCGCGGTCTCCTTCACCCGAGCAGCGCTCACTTCCTTCGGCGTGCTGTTCGCGGCCGAGTGGGGGGACGCGTCCCAACTGGGCACCGCCGCGTTGGCCGCCCGGTACGGGACGCCGGTGTTCGTGGGACTGGGCGCGTTCCTGGCGCTGGTGACGGTGGCCGGCATCGCGGTGCTGGTGGGCCGCAAGATCGCCGCGCGCATCCCGACGCACCTGATCCAACGGGTGAGCGGGGCGATCTTCGCGGTGTTCGCCGCATTGGCACTCTGGCAGACGATCGCCTGA
- a CDS encoding IclR family transcriptional regulator encodes MARPDPRGKLPLPAGSKESSLTLERGLALLQAVADAESEAPSISELAAAIGASRAAVYRLLVPLQSRGLVRREGSKVRLGLGVLRLASNVLPQLRLAAQPALRTLAEQVGATAHLTVADGTEAQAVAVVEPSWTAYHVAYRVGSRHPVHRGAAGKAIGLSPEGRQWVHSTGELQPGAFGVAAPVRGVPGLRASVGVVALEKLDGDVVGPHVVRAAQEVADALR; translated from the coding sequence GTGGCCAGACCTGACCCGCGCGGCAAGCTGCCGCTGCCCGCCGGGTCCAAGGAGAGCTCGCTGACCCTGGAGCGGGGCCTGGCCCTGCTCCAGGCGGTGGCGGACGCCGAGTCGGAGGCCCCGTCGATCAGCGAGCTGGCCGCCGCCATCGGCGCCTCCCGCGCGGCGGTGTACCGGCTGCTGGTGCCGCTGCAGTCGCGCGGGCTGGTGCGTCGGGAGGGCTCGAAGGTCCGGCTGGGGCTGGGCGTGCTGCGCCTGGCGTCCAACGTCCTGCCCCAGCTCCGCCTCGCCGCCCAACCGGCCTTGCGGACCCTGGCCGAGCAGGTCGGCGCGACCGCGCACCTGACCGTGGCCGACGGGACCGAGGCGCAGGCCGTGGCCGTGGTGGAACCGTCCTGGACGGCCTACCACGTGGCGTACCGGGTGGGGTCGCGCCACCCGGTCCACCGGGGCGCGGCGGGCAAGGCCATCGGCCTGTCCCCGGAGGGCCGGCAGTGGGTCCACTCGACGGGCGAGCTGCAACCGGGCGCGTTCGGCGTGGCGGCACCCGTGCGCGGCGTGCCCGGACTGCGGGCCAGCGTGGGCGTGGTGGCCCTGGAGAAGCTGGACGGCGACGTGGTGGGCCCCCACGTGGTCCGCGCCGCCCAGGAGGTCGCCGACGCCCTGCGCTAG
- a CDS encoding fumarylacetoacetate hydrolase family protein encodes MSWIEDPAFTSDAPFGPQTLPYGVVAGGIAVRVGDRALLLRPLADHFGERLAPLVSASNLNPLLAAGRPVWSELRAKLVELVTATSAPRGAELVDVEGAVLPFEVADYVDFYSSRHHAENVGRIFRPDGDPLLPNWTHIPIGYHGRAGTVVVSGTPVVRPEGQRRSSDGPVFGPSRRLDIEAEVGFVCGGPVASRLSPAAAVDHVFGVTLVNDWSARDVQAWEYQPLGPFLGKSFATSVGAWITPLEAFSTARVTPPPLGNDVLPYLVEERPWGLDIRIEVEWNGVLVSRPPFRTMSWTFAQQLAHLSSNGATVRPGDLIASGTVSGPERDQRGSFLELSWGGQEPIAVGDTERTFLEDGDTVRITATAPGANGSVVGLSEVVGTISPAVSEG; translated from the coding sequence GTGAGCTGGATCGAGGACCCGGCGTTCACGTCGGACGCGCCCTTCGGGCCGCAGACCCTGCCCTACGGCGTCGTGGCGGGCGGCATCGCCGTGCGCGTCGGCGACCGGGCACTGCTGCTGCGACCCCTGGCGGACCACTTCGGCGAGCGCCTGGCGCCGCTGGTGTCCGCGTCGAACCTCAACCCGCTGCTGGCCGCCGGACGGCCGGTGTGGAGCGAGCTGCGCGCGAAGCTGGTCGAGCTGGTCACCGCCACCTCGGCCCCGCGCGGCGCGGAGCTGGTGGACGTCGAGGGCGCGGTGCTGCCGTTCGAGGTCGCCGACTACGTGGACTTCTACTCGTCGCGGCACCACGCGGAGAACGTCGGCCGGATCTTCCGCCCCGACGGCGACCCGCTGCTGCCCAACTGGACCCACATCCCGATCGGCTACCACGGCCGCGCGGGCACGGTGGTCGTCTCCGGGACGCCGGTCGTGCGGCCGGAGGGCCAGCGCAGGTCGTCGGACGGGCCGGTGTTCGGGCCCAGCCGCCGGTTGGACATCGAGGCCGAGGTGGGCTTCGTGTGCGGCGGTCCGGTGGCCTCGCGGCTGTCGCCCGCGGCGGCGGTGGACCACGTGTTCGGCGTGACCCTGGTCAACGACTGGAGCGCGCGGGACGTCCAGGCCTGGGAGTACCAGCCGCTGGGGCCGTTCCTGGGCAAGTCGTTCGCCACCTCCGTGGGCGCGTGGATCACGCCGCTGGAGGCGTTCTCCACGGCCCGCGTCACCCCGCCCCCGCTGGGCAACGACGTGCTGCCGTACCTGGTCGAGGAACGGCCGTGGGGCCTGGACATCCGCATCGAGGTCGAGTGGAACGGCGTGCTGGTGTCACGCCCGCCGTTCCGGACGATGTCGTGGACGTTCGCCCAGCAACTCGCGCACCTCTCGTCCAACGGCGCTACCGTCAGGCCGGGTGACCTGATCGCGTCCGGCACCGTGTCCGGCCCCGAGCGCGACCAGCGCGGCTCGTTCCTGGAGCTGAGCTGGGGCGGGCAGGAGCCGATCGCGGTCGGGGACACCGAGCGCACGTTCCTGGAGGACGGCGACACGGTGCGGATCACCGCGACGGCCCCCGGCGCGAACGGGTCGGTGGTGGGCCTGTCCGAGGTGGTCGGCACCATCTCGCCCGCGGTATCGGAAGGGTAG
- a CDS encoding homogentisate 1,2-dioxygenase produces the protein MAYYRQVGEIPRKRHTQFRTPDGGLYAEELMGVEGFSADSALLYHRHLPTAIVNAETVADDRGALEPNLPLKPRAFKTQDLTWSDDVDAVTGRRRLFGNQDVTIGFVRATTPSPLYRNAAGDELLYVQTGEGVVETIYGALPVAEGDYVVLPTSCTYRVVPSQPMNILVLEAKGHIGPPRRYLSAKGQFLEHSPYCERDIRGPAEPLLVDGEDVEVLVRHRAGLTRFTYANHPFDVVGWDGCLYPWVFNIRDFEPITGRVHQPPPVHQTFEGPNFVVCSFMPRKVDYHPLSIPVPYNHANVDSDELMFYVGGNYEARKGSGIGIGSLSLHPSGCTHGPQPGAVEASLGAEYFDETAVMVDTFRPLELGEAALASEDRKYAWSWAKRGPDLD, from the coding sequence ATGGCGTACTACCGCCAAGTCGGGGAGATCCCCCGAAAGCGCCACACGCAGTTCCGCACACCGGACGGCGGCCTGTACGCGGAAGAGCTCATGGGCGTGGAGGGCTTTTCGGCCGACTCCGCCCTGCTCTACCACCGCCACCTGCCGACCGCGATCGTGAACGCGGAGACCGTCGCCGACGACCGGGGCGCGCTGGAGCCGAACCTCCCGCTCAAGCCCCGCGCCTTCAAGACGCAGGACCTGACCTGGTCCGACGACGTGGACGCGGTCACCGGGCGGCGGCGGCTGTTCGGCAACCAGGACGTGACGATCGGGTTCGTCCGCGCCACCACCCCCAGCCCCCTGTACCGCAACGCGGCGGGCGACGAGCTGCTGTACGTGCAGACCGGCGAGGGGGTCGTGGAGACGATCTACGGCGCGCTGCCGGTCGCCGAGGGCGACTACGTGGTGCTGCCGACGTCCTGCACCTACCGGGTCGTACCGTCCCAGCCCATGAACATCCTGGTGCTGGAGGCCAAGGGCCACATCGGGCCGCCGCGCCGGTACCTGTCGGCCAAGGGCCAGTTCCTGGAGCACTCGCCGTACTGCGAGCGGGACATCCGCGGGCCGGCCGAGCCGCTGCTGGTGGACGGCGAGGACGTCGAGGTCCTGGTGCGCCACCGCGCCGGCCTCACCCGGTTCACCTACGCCAACCACCCGTTCGACGTCGTCGGGTGGGACGGCTGCCTGTACCCGTGGGTGTTCAACATCCGCGACTTCGAGCCGATCACCGGCCGCGTGCACCAGCCGCCGCCCGTGCACCAGACGTTCGAGGGGCCCAACTTCGTGGTGTGCTCGTTCATGCCGCGCAAGGTCGACTACCACCCGCTGTCGATCCCGGTGCCCTACAACCACGCCAACGTCGACTCCGACGAGCTGATGTTCTACGTGGGCGGCAACTACGAGGCGCGGAAGGGCTCGGGCATCGGCATCGGGTCGCTGTCTCTGCACCCGTCGGGCTGCACGCACGGGCCGCAGCCGGGCGCGGTGGAGGCGTCGCTGGGCGCGGAGTACTTCGACGAGACCGCGGTCATGGTGGACACGTTCCGGCCGCTGGAGCTGGGCGAGGCGGCGCTGGCGTCCGAGGACCGCAAGTACGCGTGGTCGTGGGCCAAGCGGGGTCCTGACCTGGACTGA
- a CDS encoding SWIM zinc finger family protein, with protein MDAQAVLGLAPDSQVASSATRLAGSSGWQGTGRSDEALWGLCKGSGATPYRVCVDLGDRASKCSCPSRKFPCKHALALQLRDVREPFPVGDPPDWVVEWLDRRQKATRVLDDSPEAVERRARAKEKTARNRAEAVRGGVAGLTDWLADVAGAGIAGLPARDGAWWHSIQARMVDAQAKGLASAVEELRSVVAAGGPSWAHDAADRLGGLHLLARLAETPSDVVRRRLGFSVAEEEVRAGAAWSDRWLPLLKLESDDGLVRTVRQWLWGREHGWVVAIRHAAGGARPVPALPHGVEVQGVVHPYPGSPPHRVSVGEVEPCAPAPVPVVGTWQEALAGLEPELLGDPWLRLHAIACGGVRLTADLKHVVDASGRGLPVRGDLALEQAAAITGGAPFDAWGLWNGRDVRLGAVAEPGGVPEVLG; from the coding sequence ATGGACGCACAAGCGGTGCTGGGACTGGCCCCGGACAGCCAGGTGGCGAGCAGCGCCACCCGGCTGGCGGGGTCGTCCGGCTGGCAGGGCACCGGCCGCAGCGACGAGGCGCTGTGGGGGCTGTGCAAGGGCAGCGGGGCGACGCCGTACCGGGTCTGCGTCGACCTGGGCGACCGGGCGTCGAAGTGCTCGTGCCCGTCGCGGAAGTTCCCGTGCAAGCACGCGCTGGCGCTGCAACTGCGGGACGTGCGGGAGCCGTTCCCGGTCGGAGATCCACCCGACTGGGTGGTGGAGTGGCTGGACCGGCGGCAGAAGGCGACCCGGGTCCTGGACGACTCGCCCGAGGCGGTCGAGCGGCGGGCGCGGGCGAAGGAGAAGACGGCCCGCAACCGGGCCGAGGCGGTGCGCGGCGGTGTCGCGGGGCTGACCGACTGGCTGGCCGACGTGGCGGGCGCGGGCATCGCGGGCCTGCCCGCGCGGGACGGCGCGTGGTGGCACTCGATCCAGGCGCGGATGGTCGACGCGCAGGCCAAGGGGTTGGCGTCGGCCGTGGAGGAGCTGCGGTCCGTGGTGGCGGCCGGCGGGCCGTCGTGGGCGCACGACGCCGCCGACCGGCTGGGTGGCCTGCACCTGTTGGCGCGGCTGGCGGAGACACCGTCGGACGTGGTGCGCCGCCGGCTGGGGTTCTCGGTGGCCGAGGAGGAGGTCCGGGCGGGCGCGGCCTGGTCGGACCGGTGGCTGCCGCTGCTGAAGCTGGAGTCCGACGACGGGCTGGTGCGCACGGTCCGGCAGTGGCTGTGGGGCCGGGAGCACGGGTGGGTGGTCGCGATCCGGCACGCGGCCGGTGGCGCGCGGCCCGTTCCCGCGCTGCCGCACGGGGTCGAGGTGCAAGGGGTCGTGCACCCGTACCCGGGGTCGCCGCCGCACCGGGTGTCCGTGGGCGAGGTGGAGCCTTGTGCTCCTGCGCCGGTGCCGGTGGTCGGGACGTGGCAGGAGGCGTTGGCGGGCCTGGAACCGGAGTTGCTCGGCGACCCCTGGCTGCGGCTGCACGCCATCGCGTGCGGCGGGGTGCGGCTGACCGCCGACCTCAAGCACGTGGTGGACGCTTCGGGGCGCGGCCTGCCGGTGCGCGGTGATCTGGCTCTGGAGCAGGCGGCGGCGATCACCGGTGGTGCGCCGTTCGACGCGTGGGGGCTGTGGAACGGGCGGGACGTGCGCCTGGGCGCGGTCGCGGAGCCCGGCGGGGTGCCGGAGGTGCTGGGATGA